GTCAGCTTTGCACTGCTGGGCATCATCTTTGGCTTCTGGCAGATCCTGCTGCCCGACCTCACGCGCGCACTGGGCCTGACGCCTGGCACGCTGGGTACGGCGCTATCGATCGGTCTGGCCGCCTCGCTGCCGGCCATGGGGCTGGGCGGACGCATCGCCGATCGCGTCGGGGCGCAGCGCGTCGTCGTAGCAGCGGGGATCGCGATGGCGCTGGCCTTCGCAGCGGTCGGCCAGGCGCGACACTACGGCTTGCTGATAGTGCTGCTGTTGCTGTTCTACGCCGCAACCGGCATCTACGACGTGGGCATCAACGCCGCGGCGATGGCCTACGAAGGGCTGAGCGGACGGCGGGTGATCACCGCGATGCATGCCGCCTACAGCGCCGGCGGTGCGACCGGCGCGATCTTGGCCGGCGGTCTGCTGATGAGCGGCATTCCCTTTCGCGCGCTCTACCTGGGTGGCGCGCTGATCGCCCTGGCGGCGATGATCGCGCTGGCGCTGGGGCGTCTGCCCAACGACCCAACGCACACCGCCGGCATCAGCGCCGGCGCGAGCGGCCTGTACCGCAACCGCGCCATTCTGCTGATCGCTGCGATCGTGGCGCTGGCGTTTCTGGCCGAAGCGGCGCTCACCAACTGGTCGGCGCTGTACCTGCGCACCTCGCTGGCGCTGCCGGCGCTGCTGGGCTCATCGAGCGTAGCGGTCGCCCACCTGTCGATGGCAACAGGACGGGTGATATCTAGCCGCGCCGTAGCACGCTGGGGTCGCCAGCGCACGATCCTGGGCGCCAGCCTGCTGACGGCAGCGGGCATGGCGCTGGCGCTGGCGACCACCCAGGTAGCGATCATTCTGCTCGGCTTCCTGATCGCCGGCCTGACCATCGCAGCGGTCGCGCCGGTCGCCTTCTCGCTGGCGGGCGATCTGGCGCCCCACCAGACTGGACAGGCCAGCGCGGTCATCACCACAATCGGCTACGCCGGCCTGCTGATCGGCCCCAGCCTGATCGGCGGCCTGGCCGAACTGGCCGGCCTGCGCATGGGGCTGACCGCGGTGATCGGCGTAGCGCTGGTGATCGCGGGGCTGTCCACACGCATGCCAACGCGGGAGTAGGCACCCCCACATCGCACAACCTGAGCGTATGCGCCCTATGCTTCGTGGTCCGTGGCAGGCGGGCGGCGGTTGCCGACGTGCACTGCCTAGGGTGCTGCCGGCTCAAGCC
This is a stretch of genomic DNA from Kallotenue papyrolyticum. It encodes these proteins:
- a CDS encoding MFS transporter encodes the protein MPARLGQAGLATAYGLLLVSFALLGIIFGFWQILLPDLTRALGLTPGTLGTALSIGLAASLPAMGLGGRIADRVGAQRVVVAAGIAMALAFAAVGQARHYGLLIVLLLLFYAATGIYDVGINAAAMAYEGLSGRRVITAMHAAYSAGGATGAILAGGLLMSGIPFRALYLGGALIALAAMIALALGRLPNDPTHTAGISAGASGLYRNRAILLIAAIVALAFLAEAALTNWSALYLRTSLALPALLGSSSVAVAHLSMATGRVISSRAVARWGRQRTILGASLLTAAGMALALATTQVAIILLGFLIAGLTIAAVAPVAFSLAGDLAPHQTGQASAVITTIGYAGLLIGPSLIGGLAELAGLRMGLTAVIGVALVIAGLSTRMPTRE